A single Xenopus laevis strain J_2021 chromosome 3S, Xenopus_laevis_v10.1, whole genome shotgun sequence DNA region contains:
- the has-rs.S gene encoding hyaluronan synthase-related protein isoform X1: protein MENTTDPENIPVSKPKYPTIRRILSQTFRILLLFSITTAYVLGYQALCHQGLLITFGLYGAAMLLHLLMQGIFANLEIRRIEKRDGVCSFKKTVALTITGYQENPDYLRQCLESCKGMKYPKDKLKIILVIDGNNEEDVYMMEIFKEVFHGEDVGTYVWQENYHTWNIPSEESEDSSSEISSFPWKNEGIQMVEELVRTKRCVCIMQQWGGKREVMYTAFRALGTSVDFILVCNSDIKLDKMATVELVKVLEDDDKNGAVGGDVRVWNRHDSFISFMSSLRYWMVFNMEIACQSYFDSVTYIRGSLGMYRNDILQAFLEFWYNKTFLGTRCPIGDDRFLTNRVLSMGYRTKYSHKSCAYAPCQYLRWLNQQTPWARSYFRMWFCNAQWWHQHHIWMTYESATGIFFPFFVTAVLIRLMYSSSLCNIVWLFLCIQIMSLLLSLYASWQSKKLSMVLMSLYSTLYIIWLLPCQLVALLTIAKSDWGKSGRKKVVNNYVPLFSLSIWAAVLLGGLCYSMYIGCRKDWSKPQANRELYHLLYGCAGYMAYWVLMTVIYCVSGSCCKMRSQAVPQTHDITSLSVSLLV, encoded by the exons ATGGAAAATACAACAGATCCAGAGAACATTCCAGTCTCAAAGCCTAAATATCCCACTATCAGGCGGATCCTTTCTCAGACATTTCGCATTTTGTTGCTTTTCTCCATCACCACAGCTTATGTGCTTGGGTACCAGGCCCTTTGCCATCAAGGGCTTCTCATCACCTTTGGGCTTTATGGGGCGGCCATGCTTCTACATCTGCTGATGCAGGGCATCTTTGCCAACCTGGAGATACGCAGGATTGAAAAGAGAGACGGGGTCTGCAGCTTTAAGAAAACAGTGGCTCTGACCATCACTGGgtatcaggaaaaccctgactACCTGAGGCAGTGCTTGGAGTCCTGCAAGGGGATGAAGTACCCCAAGGACAAACTCAAAATCATCCTGGTCATAGATGGGAACAATGAAGAAGACGTTTACATGATGGAGATCTTCAAGGAAGTCTTCCATGGGGAAGATGTAGGCACCTATGTATGGCAGGAGAACTACCACACTTGGAACATCCCCAGTGAAGAATCAGAGGACTCTTCCTCTGAGATCTCCTCTTTTCCATGGAAAAATGAAGGGATCCAAATGGTGGAAGAGCTTGTCAGAACCAAGAGATGTGTGTGCATCATGCAGCAGTGGGGTGGCAAAAGAGAAGTCATGTACACAGCATTCAGAGCCCTTGGGACCTCTGTGGACTTCATACTG GTCTGTAACTCTGACATCAAACTGGATAAAATGGCAACAGTAGAACTGGTGAAGGTCCTAGAAGATGATGATAAGAACGGCGCAGTGGGAGGAGATGTTCGTGTTTGGAACCGTCACGACTCATTTATTAGTTTTATGAGCAGCCTGCGATACTGGATGGTGTTTAACATGGAGATAGCCTGCCAGTCTTACTTTGACAGCGTGACCTACATCAGGGGGTCTCTGG GAATGTACCGGAATGATATTCTACAGGCATTTCTGGAGTTCTGGTATAACAAGACCTTTTTGGGAACCAGATGCCCAATTGGAGACGATCGATTTCTGACCAACCGGGTACTGAGCATGGGATATCGTACCAA ATACAGCCACAAATCATGTGCTTACGCTCCATGTCAGTATCTCAGATGGTTAAACCAGCAAACCCCCTGGGCCAGGTCCTATTTTCGTATGTGGTTCTGCAATGCCCAGTGGTGGCACCAGCATCACATTTGGATGACCTATGAATCAGCGACAGGCATCTTCTTCCCCTTCTTCGTAACTGCTGTTTTGATCCGCCTCATGTATTCTTCCAGCCTGTGTAACATTGTGTGGCTCTTCCTGTGCATACAGATCATGTCTCTACTTCTATCTCTGTACGCATCTTGGCAAAGCAAGAAACTCAGCATGGTCTTGATGTCTCTTTATTCTACGTTGTACATAATTTGGCTTCTGCCATGCCAGCTAGTGGCCCTATTGACCATAGCCAAGAGTGACTGGGGAAAATCTGGACGCAAGAAAGTAGTAAACAATTACGTTCCCCTCTTTTCTCTGTCCATATGGGCAGCTGTTTTGCTTGGTGGGTTATGTTACAGCATGTATATAGGCTGCAGGAAGGACTGGAGCAAGCCTCAAGCGAACAGAGAGTTGTACCATCTACTATATGGGTGTGCAGGCTACATGGCCTACTGGGTGCTCATGACTGTGATATACTGTGTCTCGGGGAGTTGTTGCAAGATGAGGTCCCAGGCTGTCCCTCAAACACATGACATAACCAGtctatctgtttctcttcttgtCTGA
- the has-rs.S gene encoding hyaluronan synthase-related protein (The RefSeq protein has 1 substitution compared to this genomic sequence), which translates to MENTTDPENIPVSKPKYPTIRRILSQTFRILLLFSITTAYVLGYQALCHQGLLITFGLYGAAMLLHLLMQGIFANLEIRRIEKRDGVCSFKKTVALTITGYQENPDYLRQCLESCKGMKYPKDKLKIILVIDGNNEEDVYMMEIFKEVFHGEDVGTYVWQENYHTWNIPSEESEDSSSEISSFPWKNEGIQMVEELVRTKRCVCIMQQWGGKREVMYTAFRALGTSVDFILVCNSDIKLDKMATVELVKVLEDDDKNGAVGGDVRVWNRHDSFISFMSSLRYWMVFNMEIACQSYFDSVTYIRGSLGMYRNDILQAFLEFWYNKTFLGTRCPIGDDRFLTNRVLSMGYRTKYSHKSCAYAPCQYLRWLNQQTPWARSYFRMWFCNAQWWHQHHIWMTYESATGIFFPFFVTAVLIRLMYSSSLCNIVWLFLCIQIMSLLLSLYASWQSKKLSMVLMSLYSTLYIIWLLPCQLVALLTIAKSDWGTSGRKKVVNNYVPLFSLSIWAAVLLGGLCYSMYIGCRKDWSKPQANRELYHLLYGCAGYMAYWVLMTVIYCVSGSCCKMRSQAVPQTHDITSLSVSLLV; encoded by the exons ATGGAAAATACAACAGATCCAGAGAACATTCCAGTCTCAAAGCCTAAATATCCCACTATCAGGCGGATCCTTTCTCAGACATTTCGCATTTTGTTGCTTTTCTCCATCACCACAGCTTATGTGCTTGGGTACCAGGCCCTTTGCCATCAAGGGCTTCTCATCACCTTTGGGCTTTATGGGGCGGCCATGCTTCTACATCTGCTGATGCAGGGCATCTTTGCCAACCTGGAGATACGCAGGATTGAAAAGAGAGACGGGGTCTGCAGCTTTAAGAAAACAGTGGCTCTGACCATCACTGGgtatcaggaaaaccctgactACCTGAGGCAGTGCTTGGAGTCCTGCAAGGGGATGAAGTACCCCAAGGACAAACTCAAAATCATCCTGGTCATAGATGGGAACAATGAAGAAGACGTTTACATGATGGAGATCTTCAAGGAAGTCTTCCATGGGGAAGATGTAGGCACCTATGTATGGCAGGAGAACTACCACACTTGGAACATCCCCAGTGAAGAATCAGAGGACTCTTCCTCTGAGATCTCCTCTTTTCCATGGAAAAATGAAGGGATCCAAATGGTGGAAGAGCTTGTCAGAACCAAGAGATGTGTGTGCATCATGCAGCAGTGGGGTGGCAAAAGAGAAGTCATGTACACAGCATTCAGAGCCCTTGGGACCTCTGTGGACTTCATACTG GTCTGTAACTCTGACATCAAACTGGATAAAATGGCAACAGTAGAACTGGTGAAGGTCCTAGAAGATGATGATAAGAACGGCGCAGTGGGAGGAGATGTTCGTGTTTGGAACCGTCACGACTCATTTATTAGTTTTATGAGCAGCCTGCGATACTGGATGGTGTTTAACATGGAGATAGCCTGCCAGTCTTACTTTGACAGCGTGACCTACATCAGGGGGTCTCTGG GAATGTACCGGAATGATATTCTACAGGCATTTCTGGAGTTCTGGTATAACAAGACCTTTTTGGGAACCAGATGCCCAATTGGAGACGATCGATTTCTGACCAACCGGGTACTGAGCATGGGATATCGTACCAA ATACAGCCACAAATCATGTGCTTACGCTCCATGTCAGTATCTCAGATGGTTAAACCAGCAAACCCCCTGGGCCAGGTCCTATTTTCGTATGTGGTTCTGCAATGCCCAGTGGTGGCACCAGCATCACATTTGGATGACCTATGAATCAGCGACAGGCATCTTCTTCCCCTTCTTCGTAACTGCTGTTTTGATCCGCCTCATGTATTCTTCCAGCCTGTGTAACATTGTGTGGCTCTTCCTGTGCATACAGATCATGTCTCTACTTCTATCTCTGTACGCATCTTGGCAAAGCAAGAAACTCAGCATGGTCTTGATGTCTCTTTATTCTACGTTGTACATAATTTGGCTTCTGCCATGCCAGCTAGTGGCCCTATTGACCATAGCCAAGAGTGACTGGGGAAAATCTGGACGCAAGAAAGTAGTAAACAATTACGTTCCCCTCTTTTCTCTGTCCATATGGGCAGCTGTTTTGCTTGGTGGGTTATGTTACAGCATGTATATAGGCTGCAGGAAGGACTGGAGCAAGCCTCAAGCGAACAGAGAGTTGTACCATCTACTATATGGGTGTGCAGGCTACATGGCCTACTGGGTGCTCATGACTGTGATATACTGTGTCTCGGGGAGTTGTTGCAAGATGAGGTCCCAGGCTGTCCCTCAAACACATGACATAACCAGtctatctgtttctcttcttgtCTGA